In the Thunnus thynnus chromosome 24, fThuThy2.1, whole genome shotgun sequence genome, ATCATTCACCTTTTAAAGCAATTCCTCTGAGTGCATTTTCATTCTCTAACGATGCACCAAATGAATGTGTTCTGTGATCCCGTGGCTCAGTGTGCGTTGCATTAACATTGTCAGAGTTGGATTTCATTCCCGCTGGGGTCACTCAGTGTACAGTAATGCACTCTGGATAAAAGCTTTCATGCTTCCACCGAGCGgcatgtgttgttttgtaatCTTTCccttgcatgaaaaaaaaaacaaagtcggGCCTCGTAAAGGTGTCTTGACCCCTTTATCCTTTTTTTATAAGAGCCTCTCTGCTGATGATGTTTCCACTCACAACTCTAAAATCCAGGGAAAACTCTGATTATCTGCGCTGAGGTTTCTCTCAAGGGAACTCAGCTGTTTGGATGAcacaaagtgcaaaacaaaGATTATTTTTCTCATGCTTTCTGACGAGCAGGGAGGTGAGAACAGCACACTGATCGCAGCTCTTCTCACAGCTCCTACACGCCGGTTTTGCAAGTTCACTCGCATAGTTCAAGGACTGAAGTAATGGGAGTAAATCTCCGGGAGTAAAATGCAATGCCTGTTTGTCCAAATAAAGATTTAATTGACACTGACTTGCTTGGTGTCCAGAATATAATGGCTCTGGTGTGCGGCAGTGATCCAGATGGACCCAAAATGGAGAGGAGGGTATTTAAGAGTAAACAAAGCCCACTTGGGGAAATAGAACCCAGATTGAGctcttctgttttgtgtttgtatggcAAAAGTCATCTTTTTGTCACCTTGACTGCTGTTTAATTTAAGCATTTGTGGCAGGAAATGTTTTGCTCGAGATGATGGTGACTATCCATCCATAACGCCTGAACATACAGTTTGCACAAGGGCACTTTGTTAcactctgttgttgttgttgttgttgttgttgttagaaTCTTGAAAAATTAATCCAagcaatgaattgattattaaCTAATCTTTGCGAACTAGAGCTGCAACCTCAAATGTTTCTCTAAACCATTTCTGTCATAGTAAACTTTTTATTGGCTCCCTTCTTGACTCATCAGGAAGCTTATCAGGaaatgtgaagaagaagaagaagtattTGTGGTTACAGGCAGACTGTCTGACTGAGCTTTATACAGTATCTAACGCTATCTGTGCTGATATGACTGATGTTAGGCCCGAGTATCAAATCTCAATACTCGTTGGAGGCCGACCAAAATGTGTCTGAAACACAAACTGTCAAGAAACAAAAGCTGGCATCCAGTATCTGCTTTAGATAAGTACATTTGTCCGTTTGTTTGAACAGAGTTACTCATTTAAATTAGAATTCTGCCAATTTTAGACTGTTTAGGCTGTTTTATTCAGCCAAAGTTCTTGTACAACTGCTTGTGTTTTAAGCCTTATCATTTGAGAactctggtttcttttgttaaataaatttttttttaaaaaggttttgtaGGAAAGTCTTCTAGTTGTAATGTAGTTGtaatagagctgaaacaataagcTGATTAATAGGTAACTATTTAGAGTTTtccaagcaaaaatgcaaaatatttgttggttcaagcttctcaaatgtaactatgttcatgggttttagactgttggtcggacaaaaccaGACCGTTTTGAATAAAGATGCACCGATCAAGAATCAGGTGGTTTTCAGCCAGTTGGCAGTGACCGATGACCAGCCGATCAGTCTCAAATCCGATTCTGTGCCGGTCAAATTTACACGCAGGTGCACAGGCACAGACAGTAACGTCAcagccacatacacacacactaaaattaaatatgaacTGCAGCAGACTCGCCATCGACTGGTAACGTTACAGCACGTCTGCTGCAGTTTTTAACTGgtttaaacattaattaaccTGTTTTATTCAATGGCAACATGTTGCATACCGTCATCACGACCGCCAACAGGCAGGGCTCAGACAGTGTCCTGAACATGGGCTACACCTGGGTCTGCTAGGGATGGGAGTCAGCCCATCCCAAAATAgcctgtgtatatatataacagaGAGTTTACATACCCAGACGTGTGCAGCTGTTTACACGCACCTGAAACCAGgtaattttaccttttttaaggaaaagtctgctgctgtttttgtttatattatatttaatttaacctCTTACTCATGatctgacacactgacatgaatcctgctgtgtgttttcaatCTGTAATTTGAATTAATACAGCTGATAAATATCATTAATCTAGATATGATGaccaaaaaaaactgtacacCTGTTGAGTGCTACAAATCACTATGAAAATGAGGAGTTGATATTTGCTATATAAGTAAGATGCTTTTTGATCCAAATACTGTGTTCGTGTTCTATGTTTTATATGAACAGTGTTTATTACAAACATACAGTTGAATTTTCCATTAaaggaaagttacaaaaatgttcaTGTATGCTATCAATTCTTAGAAAGTCAAAATCAGAAATTGCGATCGGTGCATCTCTACTTTTGAAGAGTCATCTTTGACTCTTGGGacgtttttcactatttttctgacatttcatcaacaaaacaaagaattaaGCATGAAAATAGCGATTAGTTGCAGCCTCACATAGCTGCAAAGCCTTTTCTCTGGTCAGAGCTTTACAAGCATGTTACACTACAAGTCTGAACAATGTGAGCTGCACAGTTTATTTATAGAGAGATTTTATATGATTTCTAACTGCTGGCCTCtcataaggaaaaaaaaaaaaagccttgtgACTGTCTGTGCTGGCCCAACTCTCACCCTTAAAAACTGTACATGTTCAGTCCGATCACATGACTTGAGGCCAGCGGTGTTGATCATGTCCCACGGATGgaatgtttcacacacacatgacgCATGCTTCGGCGTCAGTATCTCCAGCGGGtcgacggtgtgtgtgtgtgtgtgtgtgcctggcACTTCTTACCTCAAACATCCTGCGATGAGCGAGCAGAGGGACTCGGCCTGAACTTGTTTTTGTATCATTCGAGGCTCCTCTGACTCGTACAGGTTCTGTCTTTGTCTAGGCCGAGCGGGTGAACACTCACTGCTCATGAATGTAACGTGGGAGATTGATAACGGACTGTGTGGCGTTATAATGTGGAAATGATTATTGCAAAATGTAAATGCTGCTGTCTAGAGGGCAAGGAAGGTCAACAATTTGTCATGACTTGTTAATAAAAGAAACTTAATGAAGTTGTCTCATCCCTGTGGACACTTTCAGTCTTATATCTAACCCCGACGGTCTCATATTCCTTtaataacattgttttttttgttgttttctttttcctcgaACAGTGTTGAAATCGGGGAGAGCGTGCGCGGCGAGGATGTGTACATCGTCCAGAGCGGTTGCGGCGAAATCAACGACAACCTCATGGAGCTGCTAATCATGATCAACGCTTGCAAGATCGCCTCCTCGTCCCGCGTCACCGCCGTCATCCCTTGCTTCCCCTACGCCCGGCAGGACAAGAAGGACAAGGTAGACGCACGAAGTACAACACCGGATATTTTAAAGTCATATTTAACTATTCTAATCTGCACACAGGGTTGCTGTCAGTTGTatctttctgtttcacatctTTCATAACCGCTACTATGCTTATTTATAAAGCCACTATAACTAGAATACACTGAATGACTCAATTTGATCACACCCACTCAAACTTTGACCTTTTTATGGTAAAGAAAATGAGAATATGATGATAAAACACATTGTATTAGTCAGAATATTATCTTAGAAGCACCTTAAGTTACTTGGAAATACTGTTATAATTCTCTTATCTACTGGGCTGTCATTTCAAACGTCTGTGTATTGTTGCTTCCTCCTTCGTCTTCCTCTGACGAAAACTTCCAAGAACTCATAAAGGAGGCGGAACAAGTCACTGGACCTTGTAATAAATGCTGAACGTCATTATTTTCCCCCCTCTAGCACTGCAGGTTGACATGTTAAGTCATTTTGCGGAGACGTATTAATGAGAAACCTCACATGaatacacaacaacacagcaggtTAAAAGCAGCCGTGAAGCTTTTCAGGTCCAAGTGTTTGTAACGTGAGCCGTCGGCCGCTCTCGGAAAATCTGGAATTGACACATCAGGCTTTTCAGCAGGCTGATAAACTGGTTCACCTGCTTATCTTGTAAATCATTATCTCGTGTTGCCTCAGTCGTTAATGTAACTACAGCAGCACATCAAGTCCACATGAAGCAACAAGAGAAGCACAGTTTTCAAGCAGTTAGCACCTGGTCAGAAAGTTGTTTTCCTCTCCTGTTTGTCCTCTTTTCTTAAGCGCCAGTTTTTCCAATATGTTCCAAAAACAATGTCTCATTTTACTCACATGAAGGTCAAAGCTCTGCAAACACTTTGATTAAAAGCAGATAAAGATTTCACTTTGTAAAACATGCAGCTTGCAAGCTTTGTTCCTGCTCTACTCCTGTATACATTTTATTCCagttcacatttaaataaacaaaatgtcttttaaattgctttttattGAAATGCCACTTAAGTTGTACACGCTCAGACATCAAAACTTGACTTGAGCCTACATCGGAGGTTAATCATTGCTTATAAAAGATTATCCTCTTTTCCAAACCTACTGTTTATATCTCAGTAGCAAAGCATGAAGAAGACTAAACAAAATGGGAAATTTAACTATCACCTCATGTATTTTATGCACAGAATTTGCAACTCTGACACTTGGAATTTAATGCAGATGAATTAATTGAATgcaaatttaatttctttatcaTCTTGAAGAAAGTGTCTACAATCTTTTCAATGTCTGCGTGCTCACACAAACGCAGCTCTGCCATCATCCCCGAGTGTTTTGTCAACACGTCTGCAGCCCGATGCCCGACGTGTATATCTGCACAACGTTGGCTTTGCTTCCCCGCCGTACATGCAGTGTACAGAACAAGCCcgtggcggcggcggcagcaggGCCTAGACTTCATCCTGCGTCTCCAACAACAACAGGCTGCACCTTGAGAATGAAAAACACTCACAACAAAAGCCCCCGTCCACATGCGTCGATGTGGGAGGCACTTAATAAATTTGACCTGATAGTAAGGTGACAGGAAGAGGATGTTTCAGTACCTTCATAATTCTCTCAGAAATAATAAAGCCACTTCTTGCCATCAGGCTGCAAAAAACACTTGATGTCAAACACGGAAGATCTAAAGCGGCTGAGAGCTGAAATAATCCCCGAGATGAAAGTTTACATAAAACGATTTTGACAGCAGCGGATTTCCAACACTGcttagaaagaaaaagacaaccttccagtgtttttaatttttttttcttactcacTCACCTCAAGCGACTCTGTCTTGATGCTTGTCCCAGAGTCGAGCACCCATATCAGCTAAGCTGGTGGCAAACATGTTGTCTGTGGCTGGCGCCGATCACATCATCACCATGGACCTCCACGCCTCACAAATCCAGGTTAGTGTGAAGGTTCTTACATGGATCAAGTGCTGTtactgtttctttgtttcatgCAAAGCAATTAATAATCATGTTAGCAAATGTTATTCAGACATTAAAACATGTAAGATGGACACATTTCTGACAGGGAAGACACAAGATAACACATCGGATGAGCCGACGCAGCAGACAAACAGTAAAAGTAGCCAAGATTTAACTTTTTTCATTTGCGCAGAAACTGATATGAAGCTGAAAGCAACATGTACGTCATGCTCTAGATAAAGTAACATTCAGcttaatatatttatatcctTGGCCTTAAGTCTACTGCTaaatttatgattatttttgtaatctgctgattattttctcaaataatagattcattgttttgtctataaaaaaaagtccagtttTGTCGGCTCAATGGTCCAAAAGATTTTACTTTCATGTATGAAACAAAAGCTtcaaataatcacatttaagaagctgcaaccagcaattGTGGGGCTTTTTTGCTCATAAATTTCAACAAATACTTATTGGATTATTTGCTGGTTAACCttctaatcgattaatcaacatGTTGTTGCAGCTTTATACCCAGCAGTTATCTTGTACTATGAGTCAGTCATTGTATTCGTACTTTAAATTGCAGTTGTGCAGTTAGACTTGCAAAGTGAAAAGGTAAACGTATGTCACCTCAGTGGTCGAACGTCACTAAAGCTGGCTGTATTGTACTGGTATGGTTACTGGGTGCATCCATGTGTTGTTTTCcatgaataaaaacaaggatctttgctctgttttttttttttttttaaagggctTTTTCGACATCGCTGTAGACAACTTATACGCAGAGCCTGCTGTTCTTCAGTGGATCAGAGAAAACATTCCAGAGTGGAAAAACGGTATCATCGTGTCTCCGGATGCAGGTGGAGCAAAACGGTAAGATAACAGGGACTCGAGTTAAAGGCCACTACATACTTAACTGACGTCTTACATACAGAAATCCGAATAACTTGCGTTAAATCTGGCCGGTTTGCAGACATTTTTAAGACAAGGTCCGGtgtataaatacaataaaagtgTGGTAATCAACTTGTTAAACGTTCTAATGtgtacttcttcttcttctcctctgtccaGCGTGACGTCCATTGCAGACCGTCTGAACGTAGACTTTGCTCTCATCcacaaagagaggaagaaggccAACGAGGTGGACCGCATGGTGCTGGTTGGTGACGTCAAGGACCGGGTGGCCATTTTGGTGGATGACATGGCCGACACCTGCGGCACCATTTGCCACGCTGCCGACAAGTCAGTATCCTAGTAGTCATATTtattctgtctgtcagtcaataTGTTGAATCTCTAAAGTGCGACGGAGAAACTGAAACTGGATTCAAGGATGTGGTAACTCCATTATATTGACATTAAACTGATACGGTGCCAATTCAAGTGTTGCAACACACGTTTGTGTAACACCTTTGATCCATTAAATGAATCACCTCATCATGAAAACCTCAAAGACTTGTGAAGGTAGAAGTAGATTAAATTAAACCTTTCTTCACTTGGCCTCTAGGCTGATCGATGCCGGAGCAGTAAAAGTCTACGCCATCCTCACGCACGGCATTTTCTCCGGTCCAGCCATCTCTCGTATCAACAACGCCCCGTTCGAGGCTGTGGTGGTAACCAACACCATCCCACAGGAAGAGAAGATGAAGGCGTGCCCAAAAATACAGGtgcacattaacacacaaacacactcagattCTGCCCATGACTGTATGGCATTAGCCTTCTGAACGTAATGCTTCTTTTCATCAATGATTAatctgctggttattttcttgatatATTGATTCATcgtttgtctatgaaatgtcagataatagagaaaaatgccCTTCATTTCTTATAGACCATAGTAACATCttcaaatgacttgttttgcCCAAAGgagtccaaaatccaaataaatgtagtttattatcatgtatgacacagaaaagttaCAAATCCTAACATCAaaaaagctgcaaccagcaaatactttatattatttctttaaaaaaagatgactaAAATAGTTGATCTGTTGATCAACTattcaattaatcgactaactgttgcagctctacctaaaatatttcaaaatgtactCTACAATATAGCTGTGTGTTTGCTTAGTTTACCCACAGACACATAAATGACATCTAATCTTGTATAGAGTACACATTGTCACAACTTCTGTGGCCAATAACATGTGATCCGAAATCAAACTCTTGTGCGTCAATAGTTGCACAATAGTAAAAGATAAACTGTAAGTTAAACTGATTGAACATggtcaaacatacacacatgggTATTTGTAGTTTGTCTCGAATAATCAATTATATTCTCAAGCCTGCTGTACAGTTGTGGTCAAAAGTCAATGTACACTTGTGAGGAAAATGTATGTCATGGCAGTCTTGAGTTTCCAATGATTTCTACA is a window encoding:
- the LOC137177323 gene encoding ribose-phosphate pyrophosphokinase 2, translated to MPNIVLFSGSSHHDLSQKVADRLGLELGKVITKKFSNQETCVEIGESVRGEDVYIVQSGCGEINDNLMELLIMINACKIASSSRVTAVIPCFPYARQDKKDKSRAPISAKLVANMLSVAGADHIITMDLHASQIQGFFDIAVDNLYAEPAVLQWIRENIPEWKNGIIVSPDAGGAKRVTSIADRLNVDFALIHKERKKANEVDRMVLVGDVKDRVAILVDDMADTCGTICHAADKLIDAGAVKVYAILTHGIFSGPAISRINNAPFEAVVVTNTIPQEEKMKACPKIQVIDISMILAEAIRRTHNGESVSYLFSHVPL